DNA from Terriglobales bacterium:
TCAGCGACTTGCGCAATCGGAGATGCGCTTAGAGGGCATCCCGATCTCCCGTTCGGGAAAACAGTCTGCCCTCCGGCATCAGATTTGGGAATATTCCTTCAGCTTGCGGTAAAGCGTCGTCTTGCCAATTCCCAACATCTTGGCAGCCAGCAGTTTGTCACCGTTGAGCTGCTCAATGGCAGTGAGAATCGCGTCCCGTTCCATGTCGGCAAGCGGGACGATTTTCGGTCCGGCGGTTGGCTGGGCTATTGCATGCGCCTGCGCATCCTGAATGAAGGTTGGCAAATCATGCAGACTTAGGGTAGCTCCGGAGCTGATCGCCCAGGCTCGCTCAATCGAGTTTTCCAGTTCGCGCACATTTCCCGGCCAATCGTAGTTTAGAAATGCCTGCAAAGCGTCTTCGCTAAAAGTACGTTTACTGCCGGTGGAGCGTGCCAGGCGGTCCATGAAGTGCTCAACCAATAAAGGAATATCCTGCTTTCGCTGCCGCAACGGAGGAATCCGAATCGTCAGCACGTTCAGCCGGAAATACAAATCGCGGCGGAATCCGCCTTCGGCCACCGCTGTTTCCAGGTCGCGATTGGTGGCGGCCAGAATTCGCACGTCAATGGGAATACGCTTGGTGCTTCCCACCGGTCGGATTTCCTTCTCCTGAATCGCGCGCAATAGCTTTGCCTGCAGATCCACCGGTAGCTCACCGATCTCATCAAGAAATACGGTTCCGCCATTGGCGATGGCGAGCAGTCCATCCTTGGAGCGCACGGCTCCGGTAAATGCCCCACGAACGTAGCCGAACAGCTCGCTCTCGATCAGCGTCGGCACCAGCGAGCCGCAGTCCACTGGAATAAACGGCTGGTCATGATGAGGTCCGCTGAAATGAATAGAGCGCGCCACCAGTTCCTTGCCAGTGCCGCTTTCCCCAATGATCAGTACCGGGTGTACCGTCTGCGCAGCCTTGGCGATAATTCGATAAATCCGTTCCATCTCCAGTGACTTGCCGACCAGGCAACCAAAACCCTGTTTGGAGCGGAGGCTGTCGCGCAGGGCTCGCTTTTCCGCTGTCATCTTCAGATCGTCGACCGCCCGCTGCAGCATCATGCGCAACTCATCGAGATTGAAAGGCTTGGTGATGTAGTCGAACGCACCCATCTTCATGGCCTGTACCGCTGATTGGACAGTGGCGTATCCCGTGATGATGATGACCGCCGCCTCCGGACGCCGACTGCGGATCTCACGCAGTACTTCCAGTCCGCTGGCGCCGGGGAGCTTCAGGTCAAGCAAGATAATGTCGACACTCTCTGTCCCCATGACCTTGTAAGCCTGATCGGCACAATCTGCGGTAAATGTGTTAAAGCCAGTAAGCCGACAGGCCTCCTTGCAGCCGTCGCGGACAGAGCGCTCGTCGTCAATAATAAGAACGTTCAGCAAATGGGCTCCTGGAATTTCCCGGGTCGGCGGATTGAATAAAACAGCCATATGATTCCTCCTTTACGTTACGCAGCCTGAGGTCCGTCGTAAGCAGCGTTATGGCCGCCGCGGGCTCTTCGACATCTAATTGCAGAGATCGATTGATCGTGCCAACTGCCTCGATCCCCTACTGGGTTAACTCGCTTCCGTCTCTGGTGTCAGCAGGGACGCGCTGTCCTTATCGGTGATCAGCGGCAGAAATACTTCTACTCGGGTTCCCTCCCCTGGCGCGCTCAGGAGGCGGACCGTTCCGCCACTCTGCCGTGCGATCATGCGCACCGTGTAGAGGCCCAGACCTGTTCCATTGCCATTGGTTTTGGTGGTAAAAAACGGCTCAAACACGTGACTCTGGGTAGCCGCATCCATCCCAACGCCGTTATCAGATACAGCCAGCCTGACGTAGGATCCTGGCTTCAGACCGAATGGCGGAGCGCTTTTAGTATCCAGGAGCAGCTCCGACATCTGGATCTCGATCCGCCCTCCTCGGGGCATGGCATCTCGCGCATTCAACATCAGGTTAAGAATTACTTGTTGCAGTTGTCCGGGATTGATCCAGACGTGCGACGGCGCGGCCTGAACCGAGGCCACCAGCTCATTTTGCTCTCCAATCAGCCGTTGCAGGAGCACCCGACTCTCGGCCAGTACGTCGTTCAGGCAGACCACCTCAGGCTGCGCGGCCTTGTGGCGAACAAAATCCAGAAGCTGTCTTCCCAGAATTGTCCCTTTCTCTGCCGCCGAGCGGACCGCTTCCGCTTGCCTGCGCGACCAACTGCCCGACGCCAGTTCGGTCAAAAGCAGATCTGCATGCAGCGTGATTGCTGTCAGAATGTTGTTGAAATCGTGAGCAACGCCACTCACCACCAGGCCCAGGGCTTCTTTCTTCTGCGATTCCAGCAGTTGCTCCTCCAGTCGCCGCTGCCCACTGATGTCGCGTAGCACATGGATCGCGAGCACCCGCTCTCCGACTTTCACCTCCGTGCGCGAGCTTTCAAGTCTGAAGTCACCGTTGCTCCTTGAAGCGCTGGCGCTGGCGCAGGACGACTTTTTGGGGGGACTCTCGCTGCGCGGCCAACAAGCGCACCCTCGCGAAGAATCGATAGTAACTGCCTCTACCGGCTTCCCTATCATTGTGCGTGCGCTCTCATAGCCCGCAAGATGCGCATAACAGAGATTGGCGTAGGCAATACGGCCATCCACCTCCAGCATCATGGCGTGAGGTTGGGCATCGAGAGCGGCCAGCAGGAGTTGTCGCCCGCTCAGTTCACCGAAATCTGGCGATTGGCCCGAATCGGCACTGGATTCGGGCGCGACAAAGACGTCATCTTGGGCCCGGATTGGCACAATAGCCATGAACCACCGTCCCATTCCCGGACAAATTAGCCCAAAATGGGCAACATCGTCGGCGGCATTAAACACGCCTCCCTGTGACCTTTGAACTACCAATTTGTGACCAGCGCAAACCGATTTTTGCCTGCTGCCTGACTTGCCGCCCACTGCATATTCAGGAAGCTGTGGTCTGATTGCCACCGATGCTGCATCCAACTAAGCACCGCCCTCGTAGTTTCAATCTGAGACGGTAGCTAGGCTGCGTGGGCGGCCACCACAAATCGCGACCCTGCTAATCAGCGACGACTTGTTTCCGTCTTCATGTGGGAGTGTGGCATCAGCGGT
Protein-coding regions in this window:
- a CDS encoding sigma-54 dependent transcriptional regulator; this translates as MAVLFNPPTREIPGAHLLNVLIIDDERSVRDGCKEACRLTGFNTFTADCADQAYKVMGTESVDIILLDLKLPGASGLEVLREIRSRRPEAAVIIITGYATVQSAVQAMKMGAFDYITKPFNLDELRMMLQRAVDDLKMTAEKRALRDSLRSKQGFGCLVGKSLEMERIYRIIAKAAQTVHPVLIIGESGTGKELVARSIHFSGPHHDQPFIPVDCGSLVPTLIESELFGYVRGAFTGAVRSKDGLLAIANGGTVFLDEIGELPVDLQAKLLRAIQEKEIRPVGSTKRIPIDVRILAATNRDLETAVAEGGFRRDLYFRLNVLTIRIPPLRQRKQDIPLLVEHFMDRLARSTGSKRTFSEDALQAFLNYDWPGNVRELENSIERAWAISSGATLSLHDLPTFIQDAQAHAIAQPTAGPKIVPLADMERDAILTAIEQLNGDKLLAAKMLGIGKTTLYRKLKEYSQI
- a CDS encoding ATP-binding protein produces the protein MAIVPIRAQDDVFVAPESSADSGQSPDFGELSGRQLLLAALDAQPHAMMLEVDGRIAYANLCYAHLAGYESARTMIGKPVEAVTIDSSRGCACWPRSESPPKKSSCASASASRSNGDFRLESSRTEVKVGERVLAIHVLRDISGQRRLEEQLLESQKKEALGLVVSGVAHDFNNILTAITLHADLLLTELASGSWSRRQAEAVRSAAEKGTILGRQLLDFVRHKAAQPEVVCLNDVLAESRVLLQRLIGEQNELVASVQAAPSHVWINPGQLQQVILNLMLNARDAMPRGGRIEIQMSELLLDTKSAPPFGLKPGSYVRLAVSDNGVGMDAATQSHVFEPFFTTKTNGNGTGLGLYTVRMIARQSGGTVRLLSAPGEGTRVEVFLPLITDKDSASLLTPETEAS